One Brucella anthropi ATCC 49188 genomic window, GTTCAGGACCGCATGGACGGCGACATAGAAGGTTTGAAGGCATCGATCGCTGAACAAGGACAGCAGGTCCCTATTCTCGTTCGTCTGCATCCCGAATTTCCAGACAAGTATCAAGTTGCGTTCGGACATCGACGCCTCCGTGCGCTCAAAGAGCTTGGGATCAAGGCGAAAGCCATTGTCCGTGAACTGACCGACGAACAACTGGTGATCGCGCAGGGTCAAGAAAACAATGAGCGTGCGGATCTCACCTATATTGAGAAAGCGCGGTTCGCGGCCAATCTAAAGGACCGATTCACACGGGAGATTATCGTCGCGTCGATGTCAATCGATAGAGCAGACATCTCCCGTATGATGGCCCTTGTGGATGCTCTCCCGCCCGAACTGGTCGACGCAATTGGCCCGGCGCCCGGAATCGGACGGGGCAATTGGCAGCAATTGGCGGAGCTTCTTGAAAAGTTTCCCGAACCTGCAAAAGTTCACGATCTGGCTCGATCACTGAACACTCTCCCATCGGAGGAGCGGTTTAAAAAGATTATCGCTTATCTCAAACCCGCCCGTCTTGAGCGGGGAGTTCCGGTAGTGCTGTCGACATCAACTGGGGGGCGCTTGGCCCAACTCAAGAACGGCAGGACCAAACTTGAAATAACTATCGACAAGAAGGCCACGCCAGACTTCGCGACCTTCGTACTCGAACGACTGGCCGCGCTCTATGAGGAGCATCAGGCCAGCAAGGACAAAGAGAAGGAAGCTTAACCCGCAAAAGAAAAGAGCCCCCAAAACGTCGCCGTCTCGGAAGCCCTATTCTGTTCGTTAGCAAG contains:
- the repB gene encoding plasmid partitioning protein RepB, with translation MSRKNLFSDLPTPVVTPAPPPHARPLQGSTKPMSAIKRSVGDLNDRSRRADEIEKSLMEGQAVIEIDAGIVEPSFVQDRMDGDIEGLKASIAEQGQQVPILVRLHPEFPDKYQVAFGHRRLRALKELGIKAKAIVRELTDEQLVIAQGQENNERADLTYIEKARFAANLKDRFTREIIVASMSIDRADISRMMALVDALPPELVDAIGPAPGIGRGNWQQLAELLEKFPEPAKVHDLARSLNTLPSEERFKKIIAYLKPARLERGVPVVLSTSTGGRLAQLKNGRTKLEITIDKKATPDFATFVLERLAALYEEHQASKDKEKEA